The Rhopalosiphum maidis isolate BTI-1 chromosome 4, ASM367621v3, whole genome shotgun sequence region AaagaaaatgtcaaaaatcttattttttatttggaaaGAGTtggaaatacatattattattgctcgCTTTGGGTAATTTTGATTTGGCCAAGGAAAGAGTGCAATGCGAATTTCAAAACAATGCTGGCTACGTTCACGAGAATACCCCTTTACGTTTACACTTATCAGTCACGTCAAAACAGGcagattattgtaataatttataatattataatgtaggtacctacgtataataatctaaataatcgCAATATGCCCATATAATTGTCACGAACTCCGCAGTCCGCATACCTACGTGGTAAGGATCGacaagtaaaaatgttaacgatcgatctatgtattatacattcaacATTGACATTTTGttacaatagtaaatatagtgataatgaataaatttacattttacagtcataagcataacataataataatatataatacgatgtaTAGTCATTATTGatcgatatataatattattatttattaaagccGTAATGGTTCAATCAGTACGGTCTGCGCGGGTAATAGGAAGGCGGCTGCTTGTAGGCGGATTTGTATAGCGGGGCGGCCGGGTAAGCCGTGGGCTCGACGTCGGCATCGTCGGCGTGCTGGTAGACCGCGGCCGGGGCCGGACGGTAAGCCGCGGATGTGATGGACGGTTTGTAGGCCGGTTTGTGGGCCGGTCGGTAAGCCGGTCGGTAAGCCGGTCGGTAAGCAGGGGCGGCTGGGGCGGCGACCGGTCGGTAAGCAGGAGCGGCTGGGACGGCCACCGGTCGGTAAACCGGACCGGCGTCCTGCGGTCTGTGAGCCGGGACAGAAGGGGCCGGGTGGCCCTCTTTGGACACGACCGCGTTGAAGCCGTTCTGCTCGTCGGCCGTATAGTCCACCACGCGCTTGGTGCCGTCCGGTTCGACGACCGTGTACTGTCCCTTGACATAGTCGCCGTCCCTCACTTCGGTCTGCGTCTTATAGTCGCCCGTGTACGCGTCGGACACGTCGTAAGCAAAGTTGTATTTGGGCGGGGCGTCGGCGTGTTCGTCATCGGCGGCCGCGCGCCTGTAGTAGCCGCCGTGACGGTAGTCCGGCGCCGCTCCGTAACCGTACGCCGACACGGGGCTGCCCGACGCCATCTGCAGCAGAGCGGTGACGATGACCACTACTACGACCAGTGACCGCAGCTGCTAAAAAGGCATAGAGTGATTAGTTTTAGTGGTTTGAGGTCTcggtttctttttttattaaacgtgGTCCGCGGCGTTTACTTCTcgcctttttttttaaagttcgcccaataaaaattaacgtttAAAACTATAGTGTTAGTCATttagaaattgtttatttttctagatcaaaatgtttaatgtgtaCGAATTCTCgacattttattgaaactgTTAAATATGTCCTACATGATTACATGATAATACCACACATTatgttatactaaaatacctaagtacattatatttctatgataACTCAAAAATCACGTATTTTTAGATGTGTTGGATTATTCTTACGGATAGGCTAATAATTAGCcttgtataattgtttaataattattataagtatatttaatattatattgtagtgacattgagtatacattttatgtgcCAATGTTTGGAAGAACTATAGGTTGTGGGTGTTGTAGTGTTTTAGTGGGTTTGTTGTTATTTCTTTATAGAGAAAAATCGAGTATAACAGGCTGTCACTGATAGCTGTTACTTGTTTAATGAaaactaattttgaaaaaaaaaatattatttttaaataaaaaattataccctTTTTAcggtttaatgatattaaaacgaATCATAcgtttaaacgatttaaattattataataatacattgttgtATACGCTAGACGTTGGCTATTGAAAGTTAgacgcatatattattataatactaatgtgATATTGAATAAACGAATAGCAAATCTTAGAATTTCGTAGTGAGGCATgtgttttgattattaaaataaacaccaAAATTTGATTAACTGAACTAGTTTCAGGGTTAAGATTACGAatagcttaatattataaacacattaatgacaaaatatagcgattgttattattgtgtggTTAACAGACTACCGCGACgttttatcaacaattttcGTATACATTCAGCaattaaaacactataacttaaaagataatataataacgattgaaataaaaagcaaaataatttaagtgaaCCTATACCTTCAGTGAACTCTACGCATAcgcattattacatattatataatacgtatatgtgtgtatagtatattcaATGATTTAGAAGAAACGAATACATTATGGTGAGGTATGAATAGATTTTAACCGTATCATAAGCTTACCGTGTATGATGACATTGTAGTAAATTGCGTACTTAGTATATATAGCTAACGTGGAGAACTTTTGCGAACTAATCACGCTGCGAGTGTCGTTTAGAAAGATAACGATATTTTGTGGGTagcagttataaaaaaaataaaaataaaaaatgacaataCTGTAAGCCAACGTGCGTGAGTAAAAAGACTGAAAGCGAACGGTTATCGacacgtatttatatataatatgtacggaAGGTGTACAGGCGGCTGGCGTAAGACGAAGGAAAGGAAGAGGTAATAAAAACGAAGGACTGCACGCGAGTACCTGTTCGTAGCCTCGGGCCTTATCCCGGCCccgagaaaatatatttacgtatgTGCGTGTATATGTGAGTGGCACTCTGCAGTGGCTATACAtgagtatgataataataattggattCCGTGGTATACGGTTCGCGTTGACCACGGCGGTAGCTGTTCGCGCTTTGAAACTTGAAGTCAAACGTCGCCGAATGCGCGTGAGAACGGTCCTcgttactgtataatatactgctcGACaatgatataagtataataataatagatcgTCGGTTTCATAAGTCGTACTACGCTGTACGTCTGAACAATGGCTGATGCACTTTTAGCTCCGTAATATGGATATGTCATATATACCTTAACAATATGTATAGGGTGAATTACCAAGCATGTTCATTCAAAATTTTgtgttaatgtttatttatttaatgatggaTTTATTGAAACCTTTGGAAATATAGACTTTTGTTTTTCAACCGAAACTACCGCTTTTAAACAGTTAATTAACAACTATTAAATGACTCACAAACATGTAATTACAATTACGTTTAATAGTTATGCGATATCTCGCAAAACTGTACGCTATAACTGATCATTTCCGCCGccgaaaaactattttttatgtgatACATCATTGAgcaaaactgttttaaaagtatatttcatgcatcaacatttttctgtgttattatattactgtcgGATTATCATGcaaatttcaaaacttagTTTGCATGTTCACTAGAATGGAGAGCTTATCAATTAgggcaatattatatttttatatacaaaagcGGTCGCTGTGCTccttaaatacatgtatagtaCATCTcatatgttatgtatagtgtatactgctatatactaataatcatggaaaataaaaacagatagAATATATTAACGCGAGAAGGGGGAAGAATTTacgagagaaaaaaatataggtatttataaaaaaaaattcggagTTGTCGTCGAAAGTTGCTGGAGCTTAGCcttttatttctatacataatcatataccatatacataatattcaaattttcaaaattacactTTACCATAATAGTGAACCTACAGACTACAGGCTATAatctacataataacatacgtATACAGGGTACAAGGTACGACATCCTGCAGTATAAACTTTATACTTtatctataaagtataaaaatataatctatgtaaaaaaaatagggtaataaataataatcgtagtTCGCAATATACGCAGATATTTTCTGTTTTCTCATTTAAATTAGAAGGATGGCTAGAAACACGGCGTACCACACTGTATATATAAGGttagaatatatttagtatcaaTTTCAGTGaactataaaatgtgtagtcatatttgatatatatataaatatataatatacgcagtaTAGACACCGCTTATAAGACTCACAAGTCaaagatataaaattcaatcgcttattagattaaaaatcaaCTGGACTGGTTTGAACATAACCAAATCCATTAAAAAATTCAGTTATAAGGCTCATCATCATTTCGGTTATAAGacaacaatttcataaaataaggtagatatttttgttgtagTGGTttcaattcatatattattttcatataaaatacgattatgAGTAATATATCTccggaatataaaaaaaaattaatttataaatttatatcaaaatttattttagtacatttttaataaatatcataaattgtataggtacatgcaaaattaaaatattaaatattatctgattttatttgtaatacctatgtaaaaataataatgagagtttaaaatttatgtgagttaatatacatatggatatgtatttaattaataataagtattatatttatttaataatatttaataatatctaacatattaacatagtaatataattgattataaatactatactataaatagtatttataatcaatggtaatatgtgataataaaagcaaataacaaaataaaattaataattacaatttttgtttcatttttccCACTTCGCCTGACACCTATACGACTCACTTTGTGCTGGTCCGAAATTGAGTCTTATAAGTGGTGTCCACTGTATGtctgtatacatgtatatatgtattatatgcttGAAAGTAGGCACACAggacctaataaataaatctcgtgactcgtatattattgaatcaaaTAGGAACGAAATAACTCACATATAATGCCTTTCGCAAACTGTAGGACCGTTGGAATGACTCTCGTAGTAAGATaatcaaatatctataaaaaaaaatgtgataataataaataatgagtaaaattgttttcatacgTAATGTAATAAACAGTATAGTAGGTAGTATAggcttttagttttttttttataatatagcccgtcaaaaaatatttttagaaacgaACAATATTACGTAACAAAAAACCGTAGATAATAACTACAACACACTGCAGCAACTGaaatcgttataatttatcatttttataatatagtagcaTATTATAGTGCCTATTTGTAtagaaacatatatattatataggttagtgttataatgtattattatttgatagttaccattggttataataacattaacactatttttttctaatcgtttatcaaaaaatcttcttatacatacctatagaaataaatatatacattaggtactataaaatatcgtatatcaagcattattatacgattaagTGTCAGAATTATATTGTGAAAGACGCAGAGAACATGTGACGGTGAAAAGTTTACAGTTTCTGTGAACGACTTAGAATTATGTAACAATCACCTGAATCACCTAGTAATATCTAAATAGAAGATCAccaaaaatgacaaaatatacgTTGTAATATCCACACGAAATCAAGTgacgtaaatataaaaagtaaaaaatagtcATAGCCTGCAATCTGGACGTAAACATGAGTGGAAC contains the following coding sequences:
- the LOC113548467 gene encoding cuticle protein 7-like isoform X2, with product MSSYTLRSLVVVVVIVTALLQMASGSPVSAYGYGAAPDYRHGGYYRRAAADDEHADAPPKYNFAYDVSDAYTGDYKTQTEVRDGDYVKGQYTVVEPDGTKRVVDYTADEQNGFNAVVSKEGHPAPSVPAHRPQDAGPVYRPVAVPAAPAYRPVAAPAAPAYRPAYRPAYRPAHKPAYKPSITSAAYRPAPAAVYQHADDADVEPTAYPAAPLYKSAYKQPPSYYPRRPY
- the LOC113548467 gene encoding cuticle protein 7-like isoform X1, which translates into the protein MSSYTQLRSLVVVVVIVTALLQMASGSPVSAYGYGAAPDYRHGGYYRRAAADDEHADAPPKYNFAYDVSDAYTGDYKTQTEVRDGDYVKGQYTVVEPDGTKRVVDYTADEQNGFNAVVSKEGHPAPSVPAHRPQDAGPVYRPVAVPAAPAYRPVAAPAAPAYRPAYRPAYRPAHKPAYKPSITSAAYRPAPAAVYQHADDADVEPTAYPAAPLYKSAYKQPPSYYPRRPY